From a region of the Candidatus Peregrinibacteria bacterium genome:
- a CDS encoding LAGLIDADG family homing endonuclease, with amino-acid sequence MEKITSDYIVGLVDGEGSFTVYVKNPDSKKQVIRRTKVEPRFFLKLIEKDKKILDELKKFFGCGNVYFQKDTRPNHQNCYRYEVANRKHLETIIIPFFKSNSLRLCSKKSDFVIFCRIFKMIMKNDHFKDSGLRRIYALKQTMH; translated from the coding sequence ATGGAAAAAATAACTTCAGATTACATCGTTGGTCTTGTGGATGGAGAGGGAAGCTTTACAGTCTATGTGAAGAATCCTGATTCAAAGAAGCAAGTCATACGACGAACAAAAGTAGAACCACGGTTTTTTCTGAAACTTATCGAGAAAGATAAAAAAATTCTCGATGAACTCAAGAAATTCTTTGGGTGCGGGAACGTGTATTTTCAGAAAGACACTCGTCCCAATCATCAAAATTGTTATCGTTATGAAGTAGCCAACAGGAAACATCTGGAAACCATTATTATTCCATTCTTCAAAAGTAATTCTTTGAGGTTATGTTCAAAGAAAAGTGACTTTGTAATTTTTTGCAGGATTTTTAAGATGATTATGAAAAATGATCATTTCAAAGATTCGGGATTGCGTAGGATATACGCGCTCAAGCAGACAATGCATTAG